CTCAAGATTAGTGCCTAAAGCATTAAATTACCAGAGTACCCCTACTCCCAGTCATTATGCCACTATGGATATTGCATCCCTTGGGTCTACTAGAGAAAAATATAAAGGATTACTTTTTATTGGAACTAGATAAAAACATTTCTCTAATgtcaagaaaaaaatgatttaggcATCTCAAAACTCAGAAGAGAGAGTATAGTAGTATTAGAGTAttatcttcatattattattactcTAGAGTATTATCTTCATAACTGAAACTAAAATAATGattgctgtggtcttatttggtttgttttttgctagtttttttacttgttttaatcttgtgatactaatttatctctaaaacctcaattttctgggattttcgggtcacgaggggtcaatttgttggacgaaagtcagacccctcacagaaaaaatccctggtttgaatccttgcctgagggtgacccttgaaaaagtcttcgggccggattcagttaatctttctttttgattctttgactattaacttaatatttatttctaatttggttaaaataatgaTAAGTATCAATATCTCCATAAAGGCCCAATTAAGCCTCTTACTAGCTCTTATGCAATGCAAATCTTAGGGGCCATCCTCccacaaaattttcaaaaccaaatattttcattgaacttAATTTAATCTACAAAAGaagctttatatataaaaatgcttaattttgcaGATCACTTTCTATAGAGATGGTtacagtatattatatataaaaaaatacaaaatttaaatttaaaaataatattacacaaaCTAGTAAGAAAAACAGacaaaacttttcttaatattatctaaataatatttaaattaataataagatcagaattttttctaaattataaagaaCTATGCTTTTTGTTACAATTATAAAGTAACATTATATAAAagttgtaaattataattaagaatatagaataatgttacaaaattaatttaaataatactttcttttaatttaaatgtttgacTGCACAacctttataattaaatcaaagcctccccccccccaaaaaaaaacctaGAATGTTTGGGGCTTCTAGgtaataactaatttaatattctaCCCTGCCTCCACATGGCCGAAATATCTTCTATGTCATTAATATTACTTTCTAGGTCAAAATTCCAGCCATTTTCAATACCATAAGtatttcataagtaaaaaaataaaataagtactttTGACCAATTACAATTTGATTCTTCACACTATGGAGAATGTTTTTATTACatcattcttttacatttaataaatttaaaatgacttacCTAAAGCTATATACCATAATAGAACCAGCCATTACAATATCCTagaaaaaagggggggggattgttatttaaaatttaactagtCTATGGACTCTACAAGACATCACTAAATTTATGATCAGTAATCACAAATTGAAAGTAGATGATAAGtgaaatcatataattatttttcttatttcacaaGAAGACTATTAAGATACTGACCTTATTCATCTAGGCTTGAATTCTTTAAACCCAGTTCTTTAATATATTGGATGGTTTCTCATGTCTTCAAGTTAAGTAGTGAAAATAAGTAAGTAGTCAGCAACATAGAATTCTTTATTTCTAGGACTTATTTGCTATGCATAAGTTCAAGTACACATTTGCAATTCTTCTTAGCTTTTTACTTCATTATTGCCATACAGAGAAAATTTCAGGGATTTTAAATGGTTTCTAAATTTGTgtaaagtttacaaatattattaaagatgCTACAATGCCCGCCATTtatctttaaatgttaaattggatatttatttcctggcctaggggtagagcgtcttctcCGTGATTTGGGCACCCTGGGTTCAAGTCCTGGTTGTTCTTCAgcctgtgctctatctgtgaggtgtgtgaaagagccccctgtaaaaaggagttgtacAAGcaaatgtgtgagtgtcatcttcatatgacgTAGAAATCGGACTTTTGTCCTaggatgctcaggggtctttactctcagaagctactgcacaccctttctgtggtaacgcggacatgCCATCATCATCATTTGACCAATCAAGACTAATTAAAATTCATGATAATTCTCATCAAAAGTTTCATCTTTTCTAACATTGTCTGTGAAATACTCATAACTTCCTAGCATATTGCTTCATCACAAGAACCTTACTATCCATTAAATTAACTTCCCTGTATAAAATTTCTATCCAGCATTAAACAAATAACTTCATCTTAACctttcaaaaaccttttttttatttatcatttagaaCAGAAACTACATAAATATAGGGTGCTTTTAAACTTATCAACTTCAAATTCTAAGCagaatgttttcaaaaacaacaaaacaaaaatcaaaactttgGCAAGATAGTTTATTATACAGATTctaatatagaattaatttttcttctgatgCATTAATCTATTGACTTTCAAAACTATCTAGGTCATTTTTTAGTTCCTATGAAATCAAATACTTCATAATACCATATATTTTCCAGTACTCAATAACCAGCTACTTCTACGCTTTGTCTTTAtctcaaatttataaatcttaaattattagaagttgtggtgaaagcttatacgccagttaacagctacgcagccggcgtcctggcataggggtagcgcgtcttccccgtgatctgggcgtcccgggttcgagtcccggtttgggcatggttgttcttctgttgttctatctgtgagatgtgtgaatgtgccctcctgtaaaaaggggttgtgcaagcgaatgagtgatgcgtgagtggcaaagtcgtactcttggccctagttggcgctgctataaaaaataagagacgttccccctcaggcttaaattgctgtcttcgtaacagtgggcttgtcagtggcaagtgccataagaaacaaacaacaacagctacgctacacgagcaattgcttttgtattgtggtcatgttactgggctgcgaaccacaaggtcccaggttctatcctcgctcaccCCAATCCTccacaaagtaatttttaaatgtaatagaacaaattttaaaatatagctttgAACTGATACTGACATTAGATATGTTTCTAAACTTTTTCAATTCCTGGCATCCTTGGtaaatcctgatttttttttttccaggcacataatgtaaaatttcttGCTAAATAGTCTTTATATggtttaagtaaaaataaataaacacattttagtctacaagaaaaatttattcatatatttcaataaatataatgatcACCAGGATGGATAAGTCAGTTATCCACtacaaatttcttgaattttggaattaaacTAGACTTAAGTAATCTTTATTGTGACATCAGATGCCAAAGAATCTAGCACTACAtaataagaaataacaaagagCATTAGCATTTTATGagctttaaatgctaaattttgttttaataaattgtgaAAGGATGTTTCATTCAAGCTATTTTCTGAAACAGCATACGCAGGTGGAGTACTAATTAATTGAATCTTGAATccatggaatttattattttgaatgcttAGTTTTCACTCCAGGTGATAAACTATCTATAAAATAGCACTGTGggatatgaaactaaatttaaaatgcatatataatgcaattaaaaacaatataaaattaagttgTCACATACTTTCATacattagataataaaaatatataataataatttcattaaagtaaaatattaatacattttaaccaataaaagacaattttggATTTTCACTTATGTAAAATCGATCTCTACCATTCTTGAATGATTTCTCACATATATCTGCCAACATAATAGACTTTTgtaggttattaaaaaaaatcaacaaataacaTATAGAAtagtaattattcataaatttatatggCAAAATCAAGAAATGACAATCAAATCAAATATGGTTTCatgatttagatttattttttcgattataTTGTATATCACccataagcaataaattttttggtAATGGACTTGGTTGTGGAGATAACACTGTAAAAATTTGTTGATCCATGTTAACAGATTTAACACAAACAAATCCCAAAACACTTGTTAGCATTATATCATCAACACTGTCAGCATAACTAAGTGCGAGGATATGGCTACgaagattatttgaaattgacACTGGTATAAGAGAAATATGTTGATCAGCCTCTTGGAGCATATCAATATGAACTTTATATGCAGGAGAAGAAACTTGAAAGATTTGTACATCTGAAAATTTGACATCAAAAGTGTATGGTTTTAAAGGAATCTGTgatccataaaaatattcatgcacTAAATTATCACGTCTTTCAGCTCTAACTTGTTTAGTACGTTCCACAACACCTTTCAatctatgaataaattttatatcagtgTCAGGAAAATCTTCTTTCAAATCAGCATACAATCTCTTATCACCTAAAACTATTAGtaaatttacttcaaatgatTTTGCTGCTAATACAATAGACCTGTATCCACCACCTGTAACCCATCCACAAGTGTCTACTATTACACCAGAAGATATTATATTTTGTGAGTTTTTAAGTCGATTATTTAGAGTTTCACCCAATTTCTTTATAAGTAGgtaatataataacatattcaGCCCTGGGCTTTTCTGTCCAAAAAAATATACTGAGGATTTTGCATCGTTAAAACCTTTGACAATATCGCCAGGCTCTTCAACAGGCAAAATACCTATAGTGCCTGGTATAGAAATAGAACTTTGGCCAACATCCAAATCAATATATAAAGGTTTTCTTCCAAGTTGAATAGCGTAATTTAGTAATAAGCGAGTAAGTGTGGTTTTACCGACATCAGTTGGCCCAGCAATCAGAGTTATAGGTCCTTTACCACCATTCTTATCTGCACATTTACGACGTTCTTCAAGTAATAAATGGAGATCGTAAATATCACGATTATGATTTTCTGTGCACGTCCGCGATATATTTCCTCTTAACTTCAGAGTGCAACCTTGAAAGGAAGTAACAACAAATGAGGATgtgaatagatatattttattttttatcat
Above is a genomic segment from Argiope bruennichi chromosome 1, qqArgBrue1.1, whole genome shotgun sequence containing:
- the LOC129974981 gene encoding protein CLP1 homolog, with the protein product MEDDESDHEILKVEADKEIRIILKDSSDEVSVELIDGSGEIFGVEMIKNKIYLFTSSFVVTSFQGCTLKLRGNISRTCTENHNRDIYDLHLLLEERRKCADKNGGKGPITLIAGPTDVGKTTLTRLLLNYAIQLGRKPLYIDLDVGQSSISIPGTIGILPVEEPGDIVKGFNDAKSSVYFFGQKSPGLNMLLYYLLIKKLGETLNNRLKNSQNIISSGVIVDTCGWVTGGGYRSIVLAAKSFEVNLLIVLGDKRLYADLKEDFPDTDIKFIHRLKGVVERTKQVRAERRDNLVHEYFYGSQIPLKPYTFDVKFSDVQIFQVSSPAYKVHIDMLQEADQHISLIPVSISNNLRSHILALSYADSVDDIMLTSVLGFVCVKSVNMDQQIFTVLSPQPSPLPKNLLLMGDIQYNRKNKSKS